One window of the Chitinophaga niabensis genome contains the following:
- a CDS encoding Gfo/Idh/MocA family oxidoreductase, with the protein MASPIKTGLCSYGHSGYAFHAPFIHVHPGFELTAVVERSKHLTQQRYPYVKIYGAVTDLFKDASLELIVVNTPNHTHYEYAKAALLAGKHVIVEKPFTVTTAEGEELLQLAASKKLLLSVYQNRRYDSDYKIVKKVVQEGLLGDVLEVEFHYDRFKEELSYKAHKEVANNGTGALYDLGSHLIDQALTIFGMPKSVFGDVRIIRKDSVVDDYFELLLYYDQLRVRLKSSYLVREALPAYLLHGRKGSFIKSKSDVQEALLMKGVLPDTPDWGAETPAEWGLLHTEKNGVAVKEFLPSVNGNYLDYYQGIYAAIREGKPNPVTGEDGLNVVKVIEAAFKSSKEGKVITL; encoded by the coding sequence ATGGCATCTCCGATCAAAACAGGCCTATGCTCCTATGGCCACAGCGGTTACGCTTTCCATGCACCTTTTATACATGTGCACCCGGGATTTGAACTGACTGCAGTAGTAGAACGCAGCAAACATCTCACCCAACAGCGTTATCCGTACGTAAAGATCTACGGAGCGGTAACCGATCTGTTTAAGGACGCGTCCCTGGAACTGATTGTGGTGAACACTCCCAATCATACCCATTACGAATATGCAAAAGCTGCTTTGCTGGCTGGTAAACATGTGATCGTGGAAAAGCCTTTCACCGTTACCACAGCAGAAGGTGAAGAACTGTTGCAACTCGCAGCCTCCAAGAAACTTTTGCTGAGTGTTTACCAGAACCGCCGGTATGATAGTGATTATAAGATCGTGAAGAAAGTAGTACAGGAAGGATTATTAGGCGATGTACTGGAAGTGGAATTTCACTACGACCGCTTTAAAGAAGAACTCAGTTACAAGGCACATAAAGAAGTAGCCAATAATGGTACTGGTGCTTTGTACGACCTGGGTTCCCATCTGATAGACCAGGCACTGACTATTTTCGGTATGCCGAAGTCTGTATTTGGCGATGTCCGCATCATTCGTAAAGATTCTGTAGTAGATGATTACTTTGAACTGCTGCTGTATTACGATCAGTTACGTGTACGCCTTAAATCTTCTTACCTGGTAAGGGAAGCCCTGCCGGCATATCTCCTCCACGGAAGGAAAGGCTCTTTCATTAAATCAAAATCCGATGTGCAGGAAGCACTGCTCATGAAAGGTGTGTTACCTGATACACCGGATTGGGGAGCAGAAACGCCTGCAGAATGGGGGTTACTTCATACAGAGAAAAACGGTGTTGCAGTGAAAGAATTCCTGCCTTCTGTAAACGGTAACTACCTGGATTATTATCAGGGCATTTATGCTGCTATAAGAGAAGGTAAACCAAACCCGGTAACAGGAGAGGATGGATTGAACGTAGTGAAGGTGATCGAAGCTGCATTTAAGAGCAGCAAGGAAGGAAAGGTTATTACACTTTAA
- a CDS encoding helicase HerA-like domain-containing protein, whose translation MANQEAFLEYIRNGYTFKGEHFKLGCAMLNGEVVSGADVLLPLKTLNRHGLIAGATGTGKTKTLQVIAEGLSDASVPVMLMDIKGDLSGIAAAGASNPKIEERYAKIGGTYKPAAYPVELLTLSNEKGARLRATVSEFGPVLLSKILELNDTQSGFVAMVFKYCDDNKLPLLDLKDFKKVLQYVSDEGKKELEKDYGKISTTSTGTILRKVIELEQQGAEIFFGERSFEVDDLMHISDDGRGKISIVRVTDLQDRPKLFSTFMLSLLAELYASLPEEGDLDKPKLVMFIDEAHLIFQEASDALLQQIETIIKLIRSKGVGIFFCTQNPMDVPPSVLGQLGLKVQHALRAFTANDRKSIKQTAENYPLSDFYKTDELLTQIGIGEALVTCLSEKGTPTPLAATMLVAPRSRMDILSDAEIDTLVNASKLVKKYNQEIDSESAYEILNAKLEEAAEKSKQEEEAAPAKKGKAKEEKGLLETMMSSSAARQVGRTAANVITRSLLGALGLGGRSKKKGTSWF comes from the coding sequence ATGGCAAATCAAGAAGCATTTCTCGAATACATCCGGAACGGTTACACCTTTAAAGGAGAACATTTCAAACTGGGCTGCGCCATGCTGAATGGTGAAGTAGTGTCCGGCGCAGATGTACTGCTTCCCTTAAAAACATTAAACCGCCACGGCCTTATAGCAGGCGCCACAGGTACCGGTAAAACCAAAACCCTGCAGGTGATCGCAGAAGGTTTAAGCGATGCCAGTGTACCTGTTATGCTCATGGATATCAAAGGAGACCTCAGCGGAATTGCCGCAGCAGGCGCCTCCAATCCAAAAATAGAAGAGCGGTATGCTAAAATAGGCGGTACTTATAAACCCGCTGCCTATCCGGTAGAATTACTGACGCTCAGCAATGAGAAAGGTGCCCGCCTGCGGGCCACGGTCAGCGAATTCGGCCCCGTGTTATTATCCAAAATACTGGAACTGAACGATACGCAATCCGGATTCGTGGCCATGGTTTTCAAGTACTGCGATGATAACAAACTGCCTTTACTGGACCTGAAGGATTTCAAAAAGGTATTGCAGTATGTAAGTGATGAAGGTAAAAAGGAGCTGGAAAAAGATTACGGTAAGATCTCCACTACCTCTACCGGCACTATCCTGCGCAAGGTGATAGAGCTGGAACAACAGGGTGCAGAAATATTCTTTGGAGAGCGGTCGTTTGAAGTAGATGATCTCATGCACATCAGCGATGACGGACGTGGCAAGATCTCCATCGTACGGGTTACGGACCTGCAGGACAGGCCTAAACTCTTCTCTACTTTCATGCTCAGCCTGCTGGCGGAACTGTATGCCAGCCTCCCTGAAGAAGGTGATCTGGATAAACCGAAGCTGGTGATGTTCATAGATGAAGCGCACCTGATCTTCCAGGAAGCCAGTGATGCATTGCTGCAACAGATTGAAACCATCATCAAACTGATCCGTTCAAAAGGTGTGGGTATTTTCTTCTGTACGCAAAACCCGATGGATGTACCTCCTTCCGTATTGGGCCAGTTAGGCCTGAAAGTACAACATGCACTGCGTGCCTTTACTGCCAATGACCGTAAATCCATTAAACAAACAGCAGAGAACTATCCGTTGTCTGATTTCTATAAAACAGACGAACTCCTTACCCAGATAGGGATTGGGGAAGCATTGGTAACCTGCCTCAGTGAAAAAGGCACACCTACGCCGCTGGCTGCAACAATGCTGGTAGCGCCGCGTTCCCGTATGGATATATTGAGTGATGCGGAAATAGATACATTGGTGAATGCTTCCAAACTGGTTAAAAAATACAACCAGGAGATAGATAGTGAAAGCGCTTACGAGATCCTGAATGCCAAACTGGAAGAAGCTGCGGAAAAAAGTAAACAGGAAGAAGAAGCGGCTCCCGCCAAAAAAGGTAAAGCGAAAGAAGAGAAAGGTCTGCTGGAAACCATGATGAGCAGCTCTGCTGCACGCCAGGTAGGCCGTACCGCAGCTAACGTGATCACCCGCAGTTTACTGGGGGCATTAGGTTTAGGTGGCCGTAGTAAGAAGAAAGGAACAAGCTGGTTTTAA
- a CDS encoding MBL fold metallo-hydrolase: protein MKLFTINTGLFKLDGGAMFGVVPKTMWQKLNPPDENNMCTWAMRCLLVEDGNRLILIDNGIGNKQDDKFFSHYYLHGDDTLDKSLAAAGYHRNDITDVFLTHLHFDHCGGSIEREGDHLVPAFKNAHYWSNAAHWKWAVSPNDREKASFLKENILPIEKSGQLKFIDQHDGVSFSDHIRVRFAYGHTDAMMLPEIRYNGHTIIYMADLLPSAAHIPLPYVMAYDMFPLTTLEEKKRFLTEANERQYVLYFEHDPVNECGILQSTEKGIRLKESFPLSAL, encoded by the coding sequence ATGAAGCTCTTCACAATTAATACCGGATTATTTAAACTTGACGGGGGCGCCATGTTTGGCGTAGTGCCTAAAACCATGTGGCAGAAACTGAATCCGCCGGACGAGAATAATATGTGCACCTGGGCCATGCGCTGCCTGCTGGTGGAAGATGGCAACCGCCTTATCCTGATCGATAACGGTATCGGTAATAAGCAGGACGATAAGTTCTTCAGCCACTATTATCTCCATGGGGATGATACGCTGGACAAGTCATTGGCCGCTGCAGGTTATCACCGCAACGATATCACGGATGTATTCCTTACCCATCTTCACTTCGACCATTGCGGCGGAAGTATTGAACGGGAAGGAGATCACCTGGTGCCTGCCTTCAAAAATGCACATTACTGGAGCAATGCCGCACACTGGAAATGGGCTGTAAGTCCCAACGACCGGGAGAAAGCATCTTTCCTGAAAGAAAATATCCTGCCCATTGAAAAAAGCGGACAGCTGAAATTTATAGACCAGCACGATGGCGTTTCTTTTTCAGACCACATCCGTGTACGTTTTGCCTACGGGCATACGGATGCCATGATGCTGCCGGAGATCCGCTACAATGGTCATACCATCATTTATATGGCAGACCTGCTGCCCTCTGCCGCACATATTCCATTACCCTATGTGATGGCATATGATATGTTCCCGCTGACTACGCTGGAAGAGAAAAAGCGTTTCCTTACGGAAGCGAACGAAAGGCAATACGTACTCTATTTTGAACATGATCCCGTTAACGAATGTGGTATCTTACAGTCCACCGAAAAAGGTATCCGGCTGAAAGAATCATTTCCGCTAAGTGCCCTTTAA
- a CDS encoding MFS transporter produces the protein MSLPNKKVINGWAMYDWANSVYNLVITTTFFPIYFIGVTEAKFGGDIVSFFGYSIKNSVLFDYALSFAYLLIAISLPILSSIADTRGNKKNFLRFFCYVGAISCGALYFFTKDTIEYGTICFILAAIGYCGGLVFYNSYLPEIAPVEYRDRVSARGYSFGYIGSVLLQLIGFAIVLIKPFGIDDAMAVRITFLLVGIWWLGFAQISFKRLPKSLPAVDQHSKNVFTEGFIELKKVYAQVRVMPVLKRYLRAFFFYSMGVQTVMMVATIFASKELKMESSNLIACVVLIQLVAILGAWGMARLSERYGNFNILILTVLLWIGVCLCAYYVQTEMQFYLLAVLVGLVMGGIQSLSRSTYAKLIPETKDTTSFFSYYDVTEKFAIVIGLFSFGWIDHVSGSMRNSVLVLIGFFSIGLIWLFSALDKQRRLAKHEALHN, from the coding sequence ATGAGCTTGCCGAACAAAAAAGTCATTAATGGATGGGCCATGTACGACTGGGCCAATTCCGTGTACAACCTGGTGATCACCACCACCTTCTTCCCGATATACTTTATTGGTGTAACGGAGGCAAAATTCGGTGGAGACATTGTCAGCTTCTTCGGATATTCCATCAAGAATTCCGTATTGTTCGACTATGCGCTGTCTTTTGCCTATCTCCTGATAGCCATCAGTCTTCCTATCTTATCCTCTATTGCAGATACCCGCGGTAATAAAAAGAATTTCCTTCGGTTCTTTTGTTATGTAGGCGCCATCTCCTGCGGAGCACTGTATTTCTTCACAAAAGATACCATAGAATATGGCACCATCTGTTTTATACTGGCTGCCATTGGGTATTGTGGAGGACTGGTGTTTTATAATTCCTATCTTCCTGAAATAGCACCCGTAGAATACAGGGACAGGGTGAGTGCCCGTGGTTACTCCTTTGGATATATTGGCAGTGTATTGTTACAATTGATCGGGTTTGCCATCGTATTGATCAAACCATTTGGAATAGATGATGCAATGGCCGTACGGATCACTTTTCTCCTCGTAGGTATATGGTGGCTGGGTTTCGCACAGATCTCCTTCAAAAGGCTGCCTAAATCCCTGCCTGCTGTAGACCAGCATTCCAAAAACGTATTTACGGAAGGGTTCATTGAACTGAAGAAAGTTTATGCACAGGTACGTGTAATGCCCGTACTGAAAAGATATTTGCGGGCCTTCTTCTTTTATAGCATGGGTGTACAAACCGTGATGATGGTAGCCACCATTTTTGCGAGTAAAGAACTGAAAATGGAAAGCAGTAACCTGATTGCCTGCGTGGTGCTGATCCAGCTCGTAGCAATCCTTGGCGCATGGGGCATGGCCCGGTTGTCTGAAAGATATGGTAACTTCAATATATTGATCTTAACCGTGCTGCTGTGGATAGGAGTTTGCCTATGTGCTTATTACGTTCAAACAGAAATGCAATTCTATCTCTTGGCCGTATTGGTAGGCCTGGTGATGGGTGGCATCCAATCACTGAGCCGTTCTACATATGCAAAGCTGATCCCGGAAACAAAGGATACCACCTCCTTCTTCAGTTACTACGATGTAACAGAAAAGTTCGCGATCGTGATAGGGCTGTTCAGCTTTGGCTGGATAGACCACGTCTCCGGCAGCATGCGTAATTCTGTACTGGTACTGATAGGCTTTTTCTCCATCGGGCTTATCTGGCTTTTTTCTGCTTTAGATAAACAACGTAGATTAGCAAAACATGAAGCTCTTCACAATTAA
- a CDS encoding ABC transporter ATP-binding protein, producing the protein MTISLNQVGKRYNYDWIFRRFSFTFTGTGHYAILGANGSGKSTLLQIISGHHHHSEGSIEYQSAEGKILPQDQFFRHSAIVAPYLELVEEFTLEECFGFHLHFKSFLPGLTSKEIAQTVGLEKAWHKQVRNFSSGMKQRARLALAIFSDVPVLLLDEPCTNLDADGVSLYQQLISKYCSNRMVIVSSNEEAEYGFCKERIHITDYK; encoded by the coding sequence ATGACGATCTCGCTTAACCAGGTAGGAAAGCGATATAATTACGACTGGATCTTCCGTCGTTTCTCCTTTACATTTACCGGTACTGGACATTACGCCATACTCGGGGCCAACGGTTCCGGCAAATCTACATTGCTCCAGATCATCAGCGGCCATCACCATCACAGTGAAGGCAGTATCGAATATCAATCAGCGGAAGGGAAAATCCTTCCGCAGGACCAGTTCTTCCGCCATAGCGCCATCGTAGCGCCATACCTTGAGCTGGTGGAAGAATTTACCCTGGAAGAATGTTTCGGGTTCCATCTCCATTTCAAATCTTTTCTCCCTGGCTTAACATCAAAAGAAATTGCTCAGACCGTTGGCCTGGAAAAAGCCTGGCACAAACAGGTACGCAATTTTTCCTCCGGCATGAAACAACGGGCAAGGCTGGCCCTCGCCATTTTTTCAGACGTTCCCGTACTCCTGCTGGATGAGCCATGCACCAACCTGGATGCAGACGGCGTAAGCCTTTATCAGCAACTGATCAGCAAATATTGCAGCAACCGCATGGTGATTGTGAGCTCAAACGAAGAAGCAGAATACGGTTTTTGTAAAGAAAGAATTCATATTACAGACTATAAGTAG
- the lpxA gene encoding acyl-ACP--UDP-N-acetylglucosamine O-acyltransferase produces MIHPLTYIHPDAKVAPNVKIDPFTVIHKNVEIGEGTWIGSNVTIMEGARIGKNCRIFPGAVISAIPQDLKFEGEDTSVEIGNNTTIREYVTINRGTKDRLKTIIGDNCLIMAYSHIAHDCHVGNNCVFSNNTTLAGHITVGDHVVLAGMVAVQQFCKIGNHAFVTGGSLVRKDVPPYVKAAREPLSYVGVNSVGLKRRGFTLEKINHILDIYRILFVKGNNISKAIRIIEAEFPATDERDEILSFIRDSGRGIMRGYSTRANDDLA; encoded by the coding sequence ATGATTCATCCGCTCACTTACATTCATCCGGACGCCAAAGTTGCGCCCAATGTAAAGATCGATCCGTTTACCGTTATTCATAAGAATGTTGAGATCGGGGAAGGCACCTGGATCGGCTCCAATGTGACCATCATGGAAGGCGCCCGTATCGGCAAAAACTGCCGCATCTTCCCCGGAGCTGTTATCTCTGCGATTCCACAGGACCTCAAATTTGAAGGCGAGGACACCAGCGTGGAAATAGGAAATAATACTACTATCCGCGAATATGTGACCATCAACCGTGGTACAAAAGATCGTTTGAAAACCATCATTGGCGACAACTGCCTGATCATGGCTTACAGCCATATTGCACACGATTGCCATGTTGGTAACAATTGCGTTTTCTCTAACAATACTACCCTCGCAGGGCATATCACCGTGGGCGACCATGTGGTGCTGGCAGGTATGGTAGCTGTTCAGCAATTCTGTAAAATAGGCAACCATGCTTTTGTGACCGGCGGTTCGCTGGTACGCAAAGATGTGCCACCCTATGTTAAAGCTGCCCGCGAACCCCTCTCCTATGTGGGTGTAAACTCCGTAGGACTGAAACGCAGAGGTTTTACCCTGGAAAAGATCAATCACATCCTGGATATCTATCGTATCCTCTTCGTTAAAGGAAACAATATTTCCAAAGCTATCCGTATCATAGAAGCCGAATTCCCGGCCACAGATGAAAGAGATGAAATACTCTCCTTCATCCGCGATTCCGGCCGCGGCATTATGAGAGGATATAGTACAAGGGCAAATGACGATCTCGCTTAA
- a CDS encoding bifunctional UDP-3-O-[3-hydroxymyristoyl] N-acetylglucosamine deacetylase/3-hydroxyacyl-ACP dehydratase: MMENQQQNQQTLKGAVTISGVGLHTGSHVNMTLKPAMPGFGIKFQRIDLPDQPIVKADVDYVVDTARGTTLEHNGARVSTVEHILAALVGMGVDNVLIELNGPEIPIMDGSSMPFIEIIEEVGIQEQDAKKVYYSIDTNINYYDDVKKVEMVALPAVDYRITALIDFNSQVLGTQHANLKSLADFKKEIAPCRTFVFLHELEYLLANNLIKGGDINNAIVVVDKQMTEAELSRLATAFGRDTISVQREGILNNAQLHFPNEPARHKLLDIVGDLALIGFPIKAHIIANRPGHASNVEFARKIKAYIKKNKHNKDVPIYDPNQPAIFDIRRIEKTLPHRYPMLLVDKIIELSDTRVVGIKNVTFNEHFFQGHFPGNPVMPGVLQCEALAQVGGILALNPVPDPENYDTYFLKIDNCKFKQKVLPGDTMILKMELLSPIRRGLVEMRGTVFIGNKVATEADMVAQIVKREGK, translated from the coding sequence ATGATGGAAAATCAGCAGCAAAATCAACAAACCCTTAAAGGCGCTGTAACCATTTCGGGTGTTGGTTTGCATACAGGATCGCACGTGAATATGACCCTTAAGCCGGCTATGCCCGGCTTCGGTATTAAATTCCAACGCATTGACCTTCCGGATCAACCGATCGTGAAGGCCGATGTGGATTATGTAGTAGATACCGCCCGTGGTACAACACTGGAGCATAATGGTGCCCGTGTAAGTACTGTGGAACATATCCTGGCTGCTCTCGTAGGCATGGGTGTAGATAACGTACTGATAGAACTGAACGGCCCCGAAATTCCCATCATGGATGGAAGTTCCATGCCCTTCATTGAAATAATAGAAGAAGTAGGCATCCAGGAACAGGATGCTAAAAAAGTATATTACTCCATAGACACCAACATCAACTATTATGATGATGTGAAGAAAGTGGAAATGGTGGCCCTCCCTGCTGTTGACTATCGCATCACTGCACTGATAGACTTCAACTCCCAGGTACTGGGTACCCAGCACGCCAATCTTAAAAGCCTGGCCGATTTCAAAAAGGAGATTGCGCCCTGCCGCACTTTCGTTTTCCTGCATGAACTGGAATACCTGCTCGCCAATAACCTCATCAAAGGCGGAGACATCAACAACGCCATTGTTGTGGTGGACAAGCAGATGACGGAAGCAGAACTTTCCCGCCTGGCTACTGCTTTTGGCCGTGATACCATTTCTGTACAAAGAGAAGGTATCCTCAACAATGCACAACTGCACTTCCCCAATGAACCGGCCCGCCACAAGCTGCTGGACATTGTGGGGGATCTTGCCCTGATCGGCTTCCCTATCAAGGCACATATCATTGCTAACCGTCCTGGTCACGCTTCCAATGTGGAGTTTGCCCGTAAGATCAAAGCATACATCAAAAAGAACAAGCACAATAAGGACGTTCCTATTTACGATCCTAATCAACCTGCTATCTTTGATATCCGCCGTATCGAAAAAACCTTGCCCCACCGCTACCCTATGCTGTTGGTAGACAAGATCATTGAACTGAGCGACACCCGTGTGGTAGGTATCAAAAATGTTACTTTTAACGAGCACTTCTTCCAGGGTCACTTCCCCGGAAATCCCGTAATGCCCGGTGTATTACAATGTGAGGCGCTGGCACAGGTAGGTGGTATCCTGGCGCTGAACCCGGTACCGGACCCTGAAAACTATGATACCTATTTTCTGAAGATCGATAATTGTAAATTCAAACAAAAGGTATTACCCGGTGATACCATGATCCTGAAGATGGAGCTGTTAAGCCCCATCCGCAGAGGTCTCGTTGAAATGCGCGGTACGGTATTCATTGGCAACAAAGTAGCTACGGAAGCTGACATGGTTGCCCAAATTGTTAAACGCGAAGGAAAATAA
- the lpxD gene encoding UDP-3-O-(3-hydroxymyristoyl)glucosamine N-acyltransferase, with amino-acid sequence MQFSALQLATILNGKLEGDPEVKVHNIAKIEEAGDGMLSFIANPKYEEFLYTTQASILVVNDSLEIEGNIKPTLIRVKDAYSSFALLLEKYQQMVGAGAKTGIQQPSHVPATVKMGQNVFIGAFAYLGENVVLGDNVKIYPGVYLGDNVKINSGSVLYPGVKVYDNCVLGNRVILHAGCVIGGDGFGFAPQADGTYKKVPQVGNVVIHDDVEIGANTTIDRATMGSTIIHSGVKLDNLIQIAHNVEIGNNTVIAAQTGVSGSTKIGKNCVIGGQVGIVGHIQIADGTKINAQSGLSKSITSPNTSLTGSPAYDYKSSLKSQAIFRNLPDLEKRVKELEEMVKQLLSEREGV; translated from the coding sequence ATGCAATTTAGCGCATTACAGCTGGCTACCATCCTGAATGGGAAGCTGGAAGGAGACCCGGAAGTGAAGGTGCACAATATCGCCAAGATCGAAGAGGCAGGGGATGGTATGTTGAGTTTTATTGCCAATCCCAAGTATGAGGAATTCCTTTACACAACCCAGGCATCCATCCTGGTGGTAAATGATTCCCTGGAGATCGAAGGCAATATTAAGCCCACACTGATCAGGGTAAAGGATGCTTACAGCTCCTTTGCGTTACTGCTGGAGAAATACCAGCAAATGGTAGGTGCTGGTGCAAAAACGGGTATTCAGCAACCTTCCCATGTGCCTGCTACCGTTAAAATGGGGCAGAACGTGTTCATTGGCGCTTTTGCTTACCTCGGCGAAAACGTTGTGCTTGGAGATAACGTGAAGATCTACCCCGGCGTATACCTTGGAGATAATGTGAAGATCAATAGTGGTTCTGTACTTTACCCTGGTGTAAAGGTTTATGATAATTGCGTACTGGGTAACCGTGTGATCCTGCATGCAGGTTGCGTAATAGGTGGTGATGGATTTGGATTTGCACCCCAGGCAGACGGTACCTATAAAAAAGTGCCCCAGGTGGGGAACGTGGTGATCCACGATGATGTGGAAATTGGCGCCAATACTACTATAGACAGGGCCACCATGGGTTCTACCATTATTCATTCAGGCGTAAAACTGGATAACCTCATCCAGATAGCCCATAACGTGGAAATAGGCAATAACACGGTGATTGCCGCACAAACAGGTGTTTCCGGAAGTACCAAGATCGGTAAGAATTGTGTGATCGGAGGGCAGGTTGGTATTGTTGGACACATCCAGATTGCAGATGGCACAAAGATCAATGCGCAAAGCGGCCTTTCTAAATCAATAACCTCTCCCAACACGTCTTTGACCGGTTCTCCGGCCTATGATTATAAAAGTTCACTGAAAAGTCAGGCAATTTTTAGAAATTTGCCCGATCTTGAAAAGCGCGTGAAGGAACTGGAGGAGATGGTGAAACAATTATTATCTGAAAGAGAAGGGGTATAA
- a CDS encoding HD domain-containing protein translates to MTDRKRKIVNDPVHGFITIDHPLIFSIISHPCYQRLRRIHQMAMAHLVYPGAMHTRFHHSMGAYHLMSCALTELKAKGVDITEEEEVAAKMAILLHDIGHGPYSHALEHTLVEGVSHEEISQLLMQRLNREMNGALDLTIKIFNDNYPKKFLHQLVSSQLDVDRLDYLSRDSFYTGVSEGVISYDRIIKMLTVYNGELMVEEKGINSIEKFIVARRLMYWQVYLHKTVLSAENMLVQILHRAKSLAIKGEDLFCSPALHYFLYNKIGRVEFEGDENCLAKFCLLDDYDIMGAIKVWCQHPDKVLSLLCQWLVNRELFKVTLSNEPFDGSRVEDLKEKVKQRWDLNNEEAEYLVFTDTASLKAYDSIDEKINILFKDGTVRDISSVDNALVSQTLARPIKKFYICHPKF, encoded by the coding sequence ATGACTGACCGCAAACGAAAGATTGTGAACGACCCTGTCCACGGGTTCATTACCATCGATCATCCATTGATATTCAGCATTATCTCTCATCCCTGTTACCAGCGTTTACGCCGGATCCACCAGATGGCAATGGCGCACCTGGTGTACCCCGGAGCTATGCATACCCGCTTTCATCACAGTATGGGCGCTTACCATTTGATGAGCTGCGCCCTCACAGAACTTAAGGCTAAAGGGGTGGATATTACGGAAGAGGAAGAAGTTGCCGCTAAAATGGCCATATTATTGCATGATATAGGGCACGGTCCTTACTCCCATGCTTTAGAGCACACCCTCGTGGAAGGCGTATCACATGAAGAGATCTCTCAATTGTTAATGCAGCGCCTGAACCGGGAAATGAACGGAGCACTGGACCTCACAATAAAGATCTTTAACGATAACTATCCTAAAAAATTCCTGCATCAATTGGTTTCCAGCCAGTTGGATGTGGATAGGTTAGATTACCTGAGCAGAGACAGCTTTTATACGGGAGTTTCCGAAGGGGTGATCAGCTACGACAGGATCATAAAAATGCTCACCGTATATAATGGTGAGCTGATGGTAGAAGAAAAAGGCATTAATTCCATAGAAAAGTTCATCGTTGCCCGCAGGCTGATGTACTGGCAGGTATACCTTCACAAAACCGTATTAAGTGCGGAAAACATGCTGGTACAGATCCTTCACCGGGCTAAATCGCTGGCAATCAAGGGGGAAGATCTTTTTTGCTCGCCAGCCCTCCACTATTTCTTATATAATAAGATAGGAAGGGTGGAATTTGAGGGGGATGAAAATTGCCTTGCAAAATTCTGTTTATTAGATGACTATGATATTATGGGGGCCATTAAAGTTTGGTGCCAACATCCGGATAAAGTCCTGAGCCTGCTATGCCAATGGCTGGTAAACAGGGAGTTATTCAAAGTCACCCTCAGTAATGAGCCATTTGATGGCAGCCGGGTGGAAGATCTGAAAGAAAAAGTGAAGCAAAGGTGGGATCTGAACAATGAAGAGGCAGAATATCTGGTATTTACGGATACTGCCAGTCTAAAAGCCTATGACTCAATCGATGAAAAGATCAATATTCTATTTAAAGATGGCACCGTGAGAGATATTTCTTCGGTAGATAATGCCCTTGTGTCGCAAACATTGGCACGACCGATAAAAAAATTCTACATTTGTCATCCAAAATTCTAG